One genomic window of Nocardioides daphniae includes the following:
- the ftsW gene encoding putative lipid II flippase FtsW yields the protein MATVSQEGDASGLRVRESVTARVRAALDHPLSSYYLLLGASSLLLVIGLIMVTSSSSVFAYRTSGDSYSIVKRQLMWVVIALPLAWGATRVPVALVRKVAWLGFFLAVALLALVRIPGLGVEVNGNTNWLALGPVTMQPSEVAKFALVIWAAHMFAKKEHLLHQTSHLLIPVVPGIGLVTGLVVLGHDLGTALVFGGILMALLWVVGLDWRYFVFGFTGLVALAFLAASTSLERKERLTSFVDPQHYHDNGWQPSHGLFALASGGWLGNGIGDSTQKWGDLPEAHTDFIFAVLGEELGLVGTVLVVALFGVIAFAGVRLALQTEEPFVRYASFGVVAWLLGQMIINVGMVLAVLPVIGIPLPLISYGGSALVPSLVALGLLVGFARREPEAAELLEARRTRTSGVSAPSTSSVTS from the coding sequence ATGGCCACGGTCAGCCAGGAGGGTGACGCCTCCGGCCTGCGTGTGCGTGAGTCGGTGACGGCGCGGGTGCGTGCCGCCCTCGACCACCCGCTGAGCTCGTACTACCTGCTGCTGGGCGCGTCGTCACTGCTGCTCGTCATCGGCCTGATCATGGTGACCAGCTCCTCGAGCGTCTTCGCCTACCGCACCAGCGGCGACTCCTACTCGATCGTGAAGCGTCAGCTGATGTGGGTGGTGATCGCCCTGCCGCTGGCGTGGGGCGCCACCCGGGTGCCGGTGGCGCTGGTGCGCAAGGTGGCCTGGCTGGGCTTCTTCCTTGCCGTCGCGCTGCTGGCCCTCGTGCGGATCCCGGGGCTGGGCGTCGAGGTCAACGGCAACACCAACTGGCTGGCACTGGGTCCGGTCACCATGCAGCCCTCGGAGGTCGCCAAGTTCGCGCTGGTGATCTGGGCCGCCCACATGTTCGCGAAGAAGGAACACCTGCTCCACCAGACCTCGCACCTGCTGATCCCGGTCGTCCCGGGCATCGGGCTCGTCACCGGACTGGTCGTGCTGGGCCACGACCTCGGCACCGCACTGGTCTTCGGCGGCATCCTGATGGCCCTGCTGTGGGTGGTGGGCCTCGACTGGCGTTACTTCGTCTTCGGCTTCACCGGGCTGGTCGCGCTGGCGTTTCTGGCGGCCTCGACGAGCCTGGAGCGCAAGGAGCGCCTGACCAGCTTCGTCGACCCGCAGCACTACCACGACAACGGCTGGCAGCCCTCCCACGGACTCTTCGCCCTCGCGAGCGGGGGGTGGCTCGGCAACGGGATCGGTGACTCCACCCAGAAGTGGGGCGACCTCCCCGAGGCGCACACCGACTTCATCTTCGCCGTCCTGGGCGAGGAGCTCGGCCTGGTCGGCACGGTCCTGGTGGTCGCGCTCTTCGGCGTGATCGCCTTCGCCGGTGTCCGGCTCGCGCTGCAGACCGAGGAACCCTTCGTGCGCTACGCCTCGTTCGGCGTGGTGGCATGGCTGCTTGGTCAGATGATCATCAACGTCGGCATGGTGCTGGCCGTGCTGCCCGTCATCGGCATCCCGCTCCCGCTGATCTCCTACGGCGGCTCCGCGCTCGTGCCCTCGTTGGTCGCCCTGGGCCTGCTGGTCGGCTTCGCCCGCCGCGAGCCCGAGGCAGCCGAGCTGCTCGAGGCGCGTCGTACCCGCACCTCCGGGGTGTCAGCGCCGTCGACGTCGTCGGTCACCTCCTAG
- a CDS encoding cell division protein FtsQ/DivIB, which yields MESGTQAPPDSRAEGLDPRAEERMRRRFARRQWARRWGVWRPLLALLLVAVLAGVGVWLVWFSDVLSVEEVTVSGTDHLTSAEVRRAADVPMGRPLARLDLVGIESRVESLAPVAEARVERTWPRGVRVVVTERRSVAVVEIGGRVRGMDADGVVFRDYAKAPKGLPRVRVVGSVDREVLQEAATVLSAMPADLAKVVRRVDVETIDHISLVLRGDRTVLWGSGEFSEDKAAVLAALLEAQDARSYDVSVPGQPVVKN from the coding sequence ATGGAGTCCGGGACGCAGGCACCGCCCGACAGTCGGGCCGAGGGGCTCGACCCACGCGCCGAGGAGCGGATGCGGCGACGCTTCGCCCGGCGCCAGTGGGCGCGGCGCTGGGGCGTGTGGCGTCCGCTCCTGGCGCTCCTGCTGGTCGCAGTCCTGGCCGGCGTCGGTGTCTGGCTGGTCTGGTTCTCCGACGTCCTGTCGGTCGAGGAGGTGACCGTCTCCGGGACCGACCACCTCACCTCGGCCGAGGTGCGCCGTGCCGCCGACGTCCCGATGGGTCGCCCCCTGGCCCGGCTCGACCTGGTCGGCATCGAGAGCCGGGTCGAGTCCCTGGCGCCGGTGGCCGAGGCCCGGGTCGAGCGCACCTGGCCCCGTGGCGTCAGGGTCGTCGTGACCGAACGGCGCTCGGTGGCCGTGGTCGAGATCGGTGGGCGCGTGCGCGGCATGGATGCCGACGGCGTCGTCTTCCGCGACTACGCCAAGGCTCCCAAGGGCCTGCCCCGCGTCCGGGTCGTCGGCTCGGTCGACCGCGAGGTGCTCCAGGAGGCGGCGACCGTGCTCTCGGCCATGCCGGCCGACCTGGCCAAGGTCGTGCGCCGGGTCGACGTGGAGACGATCGACCACATCTCGCTGGTGCTGCGTGGTGACCGCACCGTGCTGTGGGGGAGCGGGGAGTTCTCCGAGGACAAGGCGGCCGTGCTCGCCGCCCTGCTGGAGGCCCAGGACGCGAGGTCGTACGACGTCAGTGTGCCGGGGCAGCCCGTCGTCAAGAACTGA
- a CDS encoding polyphenol oxidase family protein, which yields MSPTLFSARRTWTVESTSTTVEVAFTDASVDFAEGPGRDPDRLADALDRVADAVGVPVVRMSQVHGRDVAVVSHGDDVPTADVLVTATPGLALMTRAADCVPVVLAAPAAGLVAAVHAGREGVVRGAVPAAVEVMRAEAVTDPGEIRAWIGPHVCGACYEVPAAMRDEVAEVAPATRSQTSWGTPSLDLGAGVRAQLDALGVVHETVGGCTYEDESLWSHRRGGAEAGRLAGLVWVAP from the coding sequence GTGAGCCCCACCTTGTTCTCCGCACGGAGGACGTGGACGGTGGAGTCGACCTCGACGACGGTGGAGGTCGCCTTCACCGACGCGTCCGTCGACTTCGCCGAAGGGCCCGGGCGCGACCCCGACCGTCTGGCCGACGCGCTCGACCGCGTGGCCGACGCGGTCGGGGTGCCGGTCGTCCGGATGAGCCAGGTGCACGGTCGTGACGTCGCCGTCGTCTCCCACGGCGACGACGTGCCCACGGCCGACGTCCTGGTTACCGCCACGCCGGGGCTCGCGCTCATGACGCGAGCCGCCGACTGCGTGCCCGTCGTCCTGGCCGCCCCTGCCGCGGGCCTGGTGGCCGCGGTGCACGCGGGGCGGGAGGGCGTCGTACGCGGTGCGGTGCCGGCCGCCGTCGAGGTCATGCGCGCCGAGGCGGTCACGGACCCGGGGGAGATCCGTGCCTGGATCGGCCCCCACGTCTGCGGCGCCTGCTACGAGGTGCCCGCGGCGATGCGTGACGAGGTCGCCGAGGTGGCGCCGGCGACGAGGTCCCAGACCTCGTGGGGCACTCCCTCCCTCGACCTCGGGGCAGGCGTTCGCGCGCAGCTCGACGCGCTCGGCGTCGTCCACGAGACCGTCGGCGGGTGCACGTACGAGGACGAGTCGCTGTGGTCGCACCGTCG
- the mraY gene encoding phospho-N-acetylmuramoyl-pentapeptide-transferase, with protein sequence MRAILFAGGLALILSLLGTRVAITMLSRRGYGQEIREDGPTSHHTKRGTPTMGGIVIIGASVLAYFVAKLVTGTAPSASAWLLLFLFVGLGTVGFLDDFIKIVKQRSLGLRSKAKMIGQTVVAVAFGVLALSPMLEDDRGQMPASQHISFLRDFDRWEVPTILLVIFIWFMVTGFSNAVNLTDGLDGLAAGATTLVFGAFVLVNVWQYNQSCALSPSASCYEVRDPLDLAVVSAAIMGATFGFLWWNASPAQIFMGDTGSLALGGALAGLAILTRTELLLVIIGGLFVLETLSVMLQVGWFKATKGKRIFRMAPLHHHFEMLGWEQVTVVIRFWIIAGLFVAGGIGIFYAEWVAGIG encoded by the coding sequence ATGAGAGCCATCCTGTTCGCAGGCGGACTCGCCCTCATCCTGTCGTTGCTCGGCACCCGAGTGGCGATCACGATGCTGTCGCGACGCGGGTACGGACAGGAGATCCGCGAGGACGGCCCGACGTCGCACCACACCAAGCGCGGCACTCCCACCATGGGAGGCATCGTCATCATCGGTGCCTCGGTGCTCGCCTACTTCGTCGCCAAGCTGGTCACCGGCACGGCGCCCTCGGCCTCGGCCTGGCTCCTGCTCTTCCTCTTCGTCGGCCTCGGCACGGTCGGCTTCCTCGACGACTTCATCAAGATCGTCAAGCAGCGCAGCCTCGGCCTGCGCAGCAAGGCCAAGATGATCGGCCAGACGGTCGTCGCCGTCGCCTTCGGCGTCCTGGCGCTCTCGCCGATGCTCGAGGACGACCGCGGCCAGATGCCCGCCTCGCAGCACATCTCCTTCCTGCGTGACTTCGACCGCTGGGAAGTGCCGACCATCCTGCTGGTCATCTTCATCTGGTTCATGGTGACCGGCTTCAGCAACGCGGTGAACCTGACCGACGGGCTCGACGGCCTGGCCGCCGGCGCGACCACCCTGGTCTTCGGCGCCTTCGTCCTGGTCAACGTCTGGCAGTACAACCAGTCCTGCGCCCTCTCGCCGTCGGCGTCCTGCTACGAGGTACGAGATCCGCTCGACCTGGCGGTGGTCTCCGCCGCCATCATGGGAGCCACCTTCGGCTTCCTGTGGTGGAACGCCTCGCCGGCCCAGATCTTCATGGGCGACACCGGCTCGCTGGCCCTGGGTGGCGCACTCGCCGGCCTGGCCATCCTCACCCGGACCGAGCTGCTGCTGGTCATCATCGGTGGCCTCTTCGTCCTCGAGACCCTCTCGGTGATGCTGCAGGTCGGCTGGTTCAAGGCCACCAAGGGCAAGCGCATCTTCCGGATGGCACCCCTGCACCACCACTTCGAGATGCTCGGGTGGGAGCAGGTCACGGTCGTCATCCGCTTCTGGATCATCGCCGGCCTCTTCGTCGCCGGTGGCATCGGCATCTTCTACGCCGAATGGGTGGCGGGCATCGGATGA
- the ftsZ gene encoding cell division protein FtsZ, giving the protein MAAAQNYLAIIKVVGIGGGGVNAVNRMIEVGLKGVEFIAINTDAQALLMSDADVKLDIGRELTRGLGAGAQPEVGAKAAEDHADEIEEVLKGADMVFVTAGEGGGTGTGGAPVVARIARSLGALTIGVVTRPFAFEGRRRANSAEEGISRLREEVDTLIVIPNDRLLSISDRNVSILDAFKQADQVLLQGVSGITDLITTPGLINLDFADVKSVMANAGSALMGIGSARGEDRAVAAAEMAVSSPLLEASIEGAHGVLLSIAGGSDLGLFEINEAAALVSEAAHEEANIIFGATIDDALGDEVRVTVIAAGFDGGMPKRRENASGLNRPVQSQAETRQAAQQIAQSHQGNQSHQGNQGNQGNQGNQGGQSTQAPASRPAAPAQPAPASQTPPPAERPRVQRKVEFDDDDLDVPDFLK; this is encoded by the coding sequence GTGGCAGCAGCCCAGAACTACCTGGCGATCATCAAGGTCGTCGGCATCGGCGGAGGCGGCGTCAACGCCGTCAACCGCATGATCGAGGTCGGCCTCAAGGGCGTCGAGTTCATCGCCATCAACACCGACGCGCAGGCGTTGCTGATGAGTGACGCCGACGTGAAGCTCGACATCGGCCGTGAGCTCACCCGTGGTCTCGGCGCCGGGGCGCAGCCCGAGGTGGGCGCCAAGGCCGCCGAGGACCACGCGGACGAGATCGAGGAGGTGCTCAAGGGCGCCGACATGGTCTTCGTGACCGCTGGTGAGGGCGGTGGCACCGGTACCGGTGGCGCGCCCGTCGTGGCTCGCATCGCCCGCTCGCTGGGCGCCCTGACGATCGGTGTGGTCACCCGCCCGTTCGCCTTCGAGGGTCGCCGTCGCGCCAACTCCGCGGAGGAGGGCATCAGCCGCCTGCGCGAGGAGGTCGACACCCTCATCGTCATCCCCAACGACCGGCTGCTGTCGATCAGCGACCGCAACGTCTCGATCCTCGACGCCTTCAAGCAGGCTGACCAGGTCCTCCTGCAGGGTGTCTCGGGCATCACCGACCTGATCACCACCCCGGGCCTGATCAACCTTGACTTCGCGGACGTGAAGTCCGTCATGGCCAACGCCGGCTCCGCCCTCATGGGCATCGGCTCCGCCCGTGGCGAGGACCGCGCCGTCGCCGCGGCCGAGATGGCCGTCTCCAGCCCGCTGCTCGAGGCCTCCATCGAGGGTGCCCACGGCGTCCTGCTCTCCATCGCCGGTGGCTCGGACCTCGGTCTCTTCGAGATCAACGAGGCCGCGGCGCTCGTCTCCGAGGCAGCGCACGAGGAGGCCAACATCATCTTCGGTGCCACCATCGACGACGCCCTCGGTGACGAGGTGCGCGTGACGGTCATCGCGGCCGGCTTCGACGGCGGCATGCCGAAGCGCCGCGAGAACGCCTCGGGCCTCAATCGCCCGGTGCAGTCGCAGGCGGAGACCCGTCAGGCCGCGCAGCAGATCGCCCAGTCCCACCAGGGCAACCAGTCCCACCAGGGCAACCAGGGCAACCAGGGCAACCAGGGCAACCAGGGAGGTCAGTCCACCCAGGCGCCCGCCTCGCGTCCGGCGGCCCCGGCGCAGCCCGCCCCGGCCAGCCAGACGCCTCCGCCCGCCGAGCGTCCCCGCGTCCAGCGCAAGGTCGAGTTCGACGACGACGACCTGGACGTCCCCGACTTCCTGAAGTGA
- the murG gene encoding undecaprenyldiphospho-muramoylpentapeptide beta-N-acetylglucosaminyltransferase, whose protein sequence is MHVLLAGGGTAGHTSPLLATADALRRLAPETVITCLGTSQGLEARLVPAAGLPLELVPKVPLPRKPGKALLQVPGKLLAAHRAALEVVDRVRPDVVVGFGGYVSVPAYLAARSRKLPIVVHEGNALAGIANKLGARLTTHVATSFPSTEIPHATYLGLPVRRMISTLDRAALRAEARATFGLDPDRPTLLVTGGSQGAARINASVSGAADAFAAAGVQVLHVVGPQQTVEVPSSSVPYVVQHYVDRMDLAYAAADAVLCRAGSNTVTEVSGVGLPAVYVPLPIGNGEQALNARPVVDAGGGLLVADGDLTPEWVRAELPALLTDADRLARMGAAASDVIPLDADEKLARMILEAAR, encoded by the coding sequence ATGCATGTCCTTCTCGCCGGCGGTGGAACCGCCGGGCACACCTCGCCCCTGCTCGCCACGGCCGACGCCCTGCGTCGGCTCGCACCGGAGACGGTGATCACCTGCCTCGGCACCAGCCAGGGCCTGGAGGCACGCCTCGTCCCGGCGGCCGGCCTCCCGCTCGAGCTCGTGCCCAAGGTCCCGCTCCCGCGCAAGCCCGGCAAGGCGCTGCTCCAGGTGCCGGGCAAGCTGCTCGCCGCCCACCGTGCCGCGCTCGAGGTCGTCGACCGGGTCCGACCCGACGTGGTGGTCGGCTTCGGCGGCTACGTCTCGGTGCCGGCCTACCTGGCCGCCCGCAGCCGCAAGCTCCCGATCGTGGTCCACGAGGGCAACGCCCTGGCCGGCATCGCCAACAAGCTGGGTGCCCGCCTGACCACCCACGTCGCCACCTCGTTCCCGAGCACCGAGATTCCGCACGCCACCTACCTGGGCCTGCCGGTCCGACGGATGATCTCGACGCTGGACCGCGCCGCGCTGCGCGCCGAGGCCCGCGCCACCTTCGGCCTCGACCCCGACCGCCCGACCCTCCTGGTCACCGGCGGCTCGCAGGGGGCCGCCCGGATCAACGCCTCGGTCTCCGGAGCCGCGGACGCCTTCGCCGCCGCAGGCGTCCAGGTGCTCCACGTGGTCGGTCCGCAGCAGACGGTCGAGGTGCCGAGCTCCTCGGTGCCCTACGTCGTCCAGCACTACGTCGACCGGATGGACCTGGCCTACGCGGCCGCCGACGCCGTGCTCTGCCGCGCCGGCTCCAACACCGTCACCGAGGTCTCCGGCGTGGGCCTGCCGGCCGTCTACGTGCCGCTGCCCATCGGCAACGGCGAGCAGGCGCTGAACGCCCGTCCGGTCGTCGACGCCGGTGGCGGGCTGCTGGTCGCCGACGGTGACCTGACGCCTGAGTGGGTGCGGGCGGAGCTGCCCGCGCTGCTCACGGACGCCGACCGCCTGGCCCGGATGGGGGCAGCAGCCTCCGACGTCATCCCGCTCGACGCCGACGAGAAGCTGGCGCGCATGATCCTGGAGGCCGCCCGATGA